From one Musa acuminata AAA Group cultivar baxijiao chromosome BXJ2-6, Cavendish_Baxijiao_AAA, whole genome shotgun sequence genomic stretch:
- the LOC103987022 gene encoding subtilisin-like protease 4 translates to MGHRCALLFRCYVFFLFFHGFALWVSEGQLLPIVDDQGGNPNGLQTYIVHVEKPEGIEFLSSEDLQRWHESFLPNTTLDSGEPRLLYSYREAISGFAARLTAAEVRTMEAMDGFVYARPDKVRRIQTTYTPEFLGLSQWNGTWRTTSWGEGIVIGVIDTGIFPSHPSFSDDGMARPPKKFKGSCSSKSGVKCNHKIVGARAFQKGKKVSAIDDDGHGTHVASIAAGNFVFDAEVLGMALGTASGMAPRAHLSIYKACFRGLCHDCDILAAIERAIKDKVNIISMSIGKETPDNFTDDPVAQGSFAALRHQISAVTCAGNYGPKNSSLSHEAPWVLTVGASTTDRRISAIVKLGDGTELAGESAYQPSSFNSSDLKPIVIPGATGGFLARYCVNGSLDFIDVSGKIVVCFTGEIENIEKGKVVYKAGGAAMIIINRKNEGYTTDAEAHVLPASHLTYEDGLKVLEYYLAAMDSAMATIVFEDTVFGQRPTPAVACFSSRGPAVTNGGILKPDVLAPGVNILAAWPFKVGPYPTNIVDPTFNFLSGTSMAAPHVSGIVALIKTKHPEWSPSAIQSAIITSAKNLDLDGNYIVDEYTNTTAVIFAVGAGQVNPSGAVDPGLLYEINTNDYTGYLCGLGYSNKEVTVLVGRKVKCSNVHPIHAQQLNCPSLAVRLSRNNREVITLKRTAKNVGDVAEDYRAQITAPPGVTVELSAYELRFWRPGQEESFQIRVSVNSTESAGNSSFSGGKLEWISDKHVVTCPMAISWT, encoded by the coding sequence ATGGGGCACCGTTGTGCACTCCTATTCCGATGCTACGTCTTCTTCCTGTTCTTCCATGGTTTCGCTCTTTGGGTGAGTGAAGGCCAGCTTCTTCCCATCGTCGATGACCAGGGAGGCAACCCTAATGGCCTGCAAACCTACATCGTTCACGTCGAGAAGCCCGAGGGAATAGAATTCCTCAGCAGTGAAGATCTTCAGCGGTGGCATGAGTCCTTCCTTCCCAACACCACCCTCGACTCCGGCGAGCCGCGGCTGTTATACTCGTACCGGGAAGCCATCAGCGGGTTCGCGGCGAGGTTGACGGCGGCAGAGGTGAGGACCATGGAAGCCATGGATGGGTTCGTGTACGCGCGGCCGGACAAGGTGCGGCGGATCCAGACGACGTACACGCCGGAGTTCTTGGGGTTGAGCCAGTGGAATGGCACATGGCGGACGACCTCCTGGGGTGAGGGAATCGTGATTGGGGTGATCGACACCGGGATCTTCCCCTCCCACCCTTCCTTCAGCGACGACGGCATGGCGCGCCCTCCGAAAAAATTTAAGGGGTCCTGCAGCAGTAAGAGCGGGGTGAAGTGCAACCATAAGATCGTCGGCGCGAGGGCGTTCCAAAAAGGCAAGAAGGTCTCCGCCATCGATGACGACGGGCACGGCACACATGTGGCTAGCATAGCGGCGGGCAACTTCGTCTTCGACGCCGAGGTACTGGGCATGGCGCTCGGCACGGCCTCGGGCATGGCTCCCAGAGCTCATCTTTCCATCTACAAGGCCTGCTTCCGGGGCCTTTGCCATGACTGCGACATATTGGCAGCGATAGAGCGCGCCATCAAGGATAAGGTCAACATAATATCCATGTCCATCGGCAAAGAAACGCCGGATAACTTCACAGACGACCCCGTCGCGCAAGGCTCGTTTGCAGCGCTGCGCCACCAGATATCCGCCGTCACTTGCGCCGGCAACTACGGCCCCAAGAACAGCTCGCTGTCTCACGAAGCGCCGTGGGTCCTGACCGTCGGGGCGAGCACGACCGACCGGAGGATCAGTGCGATCGTGAAGCTCGGCGACGGCACGGAGTTGGCTGGCGAGTCGGCATACCAACCGAGCTCCTTCAATTCCTCCGACTTGAAGCCTATCGTGATCCCCGGCGCAACAGGAGGCTTTCTAGCCAGATACTGCGTCAACGGATCTCTGGACTTCATCGATGTGTCTGGCAAGATCGTGGTGTGTTTTACTGGTGAGATAGAGAACATCGAGAAGGGGAAGGTGGTCTACAAAGCCGGAGGCGCCGCCATGATCATCATTAACAGGAAGAACGAGGGCTACACCACCGACGCTGAGGCTCATGTCCTCCCGGCCAGCCACCTGACATATGAGGACGGGTTGAAGGTCCTGGAATACTATTTGGCAGCCATGGACTCGGCCATGGCCACGATAGTCTTCGAGGACACCGTCTTCGGCCAGCGGCCGACTCCGGCGGTCGCCTGCTTCTCATCCAGGGGACCGGCAGTGACAAACGGGGGCATCCTGAAGCCGGACGTCCTCGCGCCCGGCGTGAACATTTTAGCCGCCTGGCCGTTCAAGGTCGGGCCATATCCGACGAATATAGTAGACCCGACCTTCAACTTCCTCAGCGGCACGTCCATGGCGGCACCTCACGTGAGCGGGATCGTGGCGCTCATCAAGACCAAGCACCCCGAGTGGTCGCCCTCGGCGATACAATCGGCAATCATAACGTCGGCCAAGAACCTCGACCTCGACGGCAACTACATCGTTGACGAGTACACCAACACGACCGCCGTCATCTTCGCGGTCGGCGCCGGGCAGGTGAACCCCTCGGGGGCTGTGGATCCGGGCCTCCTCTACGAGATCAACACCAATGACTACACCGGCTACCTCTGCGGCCTCGGCTACAGCAACAAGGAAGTCACGGTGCTCGTCGGGCGCAAAGTCAAGTGCTCCAACGTCCATCCCATCCACGCCCAGCAGCTGAACTGCCCCTCCCTCGCCGTCCGTCTATCTCGCAACAACAGGGAGGTGATCACCCTCAAACGAACCGCGAAGAACGTGGGCGACGTGGCCGAGGACTACCGTGCCCAGATCACGGCGCCGCCGGGGGTGACGGTGGAGCTCTCCGCGTACGAGCTTCGTTTCTGGAGGCCCGGACAAGAGGAGAGCTTCCAAATCAGAGTAAGCGTCAACTCCACAGAGTCCGCAGGAAACAGCTCCTTCTCCGGAGGCAAGCTCGAGTGGATCTCGGACAAGCACGTGGTGACGTGCCCCATGGCCATCTCATGGACGTGA
- the LOC135614396 gene encoding uncharacterized protein LOC135614396 isoform X2, translating to MAGGGSRRDDGPLKINSTNVFAALETLKKKKKSNKETKSKAGSSKSQAKEPEPQVFWTPTPLTSTSWADVDDDDDYYATTAPPQSVWGSSEQQQNKESVAVVEEESESEDNGLDSGEDDVEEEPEIEPEIAFASEPIIEKPAPVSVPAKDAERQLSKKELKKKEMEELDAILNELGISGKDSNSAQDEANDKKQQEHSGDGEKKENTGAPSESKSSKKKKAKKDKSSKDTKEQEEQLADLNNNKKPDEVAEPGEEDTPTVDMKERLKKVASSKKKKSNKEMDAAAKAAAVEAAARSARLAAAKKKEKSHYNQQPVR from the exons ATGGCTGGCGGTGGAAGCAGGAGGGACGATGGGCCCTTGAAGATTAACAGCACCAACGTTTTCGCAGCGCTCGAAAcccttaagaagaagaagaaatcgaaCAAAGAGACTAAGAGCAAGGCGGGATCGTCCAAGAGCCAGGCGAAGGAGCCGGAGCCGCAGGTGTTTTGGACTCCGACACCATTAACGTCAACATCTTGGGCCGATGTTGACGATGACGATGATTACTATGCGACCACAGCGCCTCCCCAGTCCGTCTGGGGGTCGTCGGAGCAACAGCAGAACAAAGAATCTGTTGCAGTCGTAGAGGAG GAAAGTGAAAGCGAGGATAATGGTCTTGATAGCGGTGAAGATGACGTTGAAGAGGAACCTGAAATTGAACCTGAGATTGCTTTTGCAAGTGAGCCAATAATAGAGAAACCTGCTCCTGTTTCAGTACCTGCGAAAGATGCAGAAAGGCAGCTATCAAAGAAGGAGCTTAAGAAAAAGGAAATGGAAGAACTTGATGCAATTCTAAATGAGCTTGGCATTTCCGGCAAAGACAGCAATTCTGCACAAGATGAGGCAAATG ATAAGAAACAACAGGAGCATAGCGGTGATggagagaaaaaggaaaacacaGGTGCTCCTTCAGAAAGCAAAagttcaaagaaaaagaaggccaaaaaagataaatcttccAAGGACACCAAGGAACAAGAGGAACAGCTCGCAGATCTCAATAATAACAAGAAACCAGATGAAGTCGCTGAACCTGGAGAGGAGGATACACCTACGGTTGATATGAAGGAGAGGCTAAAGAAAGTGGCTTCCTCTAAGAAGAAGAAATCGAACAAAGAGATGGATGCTGCTGCAAAAGCTGCTGCTGTCGAGGCAGCCGCGAGGAGTGCGAGGCTTGCAGCtgcaaagaagaaggagaagagccaCTACAATCAACAGCCAGTGCGGTAA
- the LOC135614396 gene encoding uncharacterized protein LOC135614396 isoform X1: protein MAGGGSRRDDGPLKINSTNVFAALETLKKKKKSNKETKSKAGSSKSQAKEPEPQVFWTPTPLTSTSWADVDDDDDYYATTAPPQSVWGSSEQQQNKESVAVVEEESESEDNGLDSGEDDVEEEPEIEPEIAFASEPIIEKPAPVSVPAKDAERQLSKKELKKKEMEELDAILNELGISGKDSNSAQDEANDLSIFSDKKQQEHSGDGEKKENTGAPSESKSSKKKKAKKDKSSKDTKEQEEQLADLNNNKKPDEVAEPGEEDTPTVDMKERLKKVASSKKKKSNKEMDAAAKAAAVEAAARSARLAAAKKKEKSHYNQQPVR, encoded by the exons ATGGCTGGCGGTGGAAGCAGGAGGGACGATGGGCCCTTGAAGATTAACAGCACCAACGTTTTCGCAGCGCTCGAAAcccttaagaagaagaagaaatcgaaCAAAGAGACTAAGAGCAAGGCGGGATCGTCCAAGAGCCAGGCGAAGGAGCCGGAGCCGCAGGTGTTTTGGACTCCGACACCATTAACGTCAACATCTTGGGCCGATGTTGACGATGACGATGATTACTATGCGACCACAGCGCCTCCCCAGTCCGTCTGGGGGTCGTCGGAGCAACAGCAGAACAAAGAATCTGTTGCAGTCGTAGAGGAG GAAAGTGAAAGCGAGGATAATGGTCTTGATAGCGGTGAAGATGACGTTGAAGAGGAACCTGAAATTGAACCTGAGATTGCTTTTGCAAGTGAGCCAATAATAGAGAAACCTGCTCCTGTTTCAGTACCTGCGAAAGATGCAGAAAGGCAGCTATCAAAGAAGGAGCTTAAGAAAAAGGAAATGGAAGAACTTGATGCAATTCTAAATGAGCTTGGCATTTCCGGCAAAGACAGCAATTCTGCACAAGATGAGGCAAATG ATCTGTCAATTTTCTCAGATAAGAAACAACAGGAGCATAGCGGTGATggagagaaaaaggaaaacacaGGTGCTCCTTCAGAAAGCAAAagttcaaagaaaaagaaggccaaaaaagataaatcttccAAGGACACCAAGGAACAAGAGGAACAGCTCGCAGATCTCAATAATAACAAGAAACCAGATGAAGTCGCTGAACCTGGAGAGGAGGATACACCTACGGTTGATATGAAGGAGAGGCTAAAGAAAGTGGCTTCCTCTAAGAAGAAGAAATCGAACAAAGAGATGGATGCTGCTGCAAAAGCTGCTGCTGTCGAGGCAGCCGCGAGGAGTGCGAGGCTTGCAGCtgcaaagaagaaggagaagagccaCTACAATCAACAGCCAGTGCGGTAA
- the LOC103987024 gene encoding phloretin 4'-O-glucosyltransferase-like: protein MEQHFLVVTYPLQGHINPALHLARRLARVAGARITFSIALSGHRRMFPSSADGEVDDGLISYVPHSDGYDDGFNPDVDDIKAYPLRTRSVSSKTLSAIIRSLEERGRPVTCVIYTLLLSWAADVAHEHGLPSVLYWIQPATVFALYYHYFHGYDGLIASHRQDPLFQVNLPGLPPFRICDLPSFLRITSPDDPYFVVIEMFQESFDVLDREKARSTARVLANTFDELESDALVATEKMKLIPIGPTVPSALLEGTEAARGTGSTGADLFKLDEKQYMEWLDSKPEKSVVYVSFGSLAVIKKRQAEEIVRGLKESGRPYLWVLKKENRRELEGEVEEEGGMVVEWCSQVRVLSHPAVGCFVTHCGWNSTVESIVCGVPTVAAPQWSDQSTNARLVELWGTGVRGELDGEGVLEGAELSRCVETVMGEGKTGKEIRRRAEMWKEKAREAVGEGGSSDRNLRAFVEEIASLK, encoded by the coding sequence ATGGAGCAGCATTTCCTTGTGGTGACCTACCCGCTTCAAGGGCACATCAACCCTGCCCTCCACCTCGCCCGGCGCCTCGCGCGCGTCGCCGGCGCCAGGATCACCTTCTCCATCGCCTTGTCCGGCCACCGCCGCATGTTTCCCAGCTCGGCCGATGGAGAAGTCGACGACGGCCTCATCTCCTACGTCCCTCACTCCGATGGCTACGACGACGGCTTCAACCCGGACGTGGACGACATCAAGGCCTACCCGCTTCGGACCAGATCCGTCAGTTCCAAGACCCTCTCCGCCATCATCCGGTCCCTCGAGGAACGCGGCCGACCTGTCACGTGTGTCATCTACACCTTGCTTCTGTCGTGGGCCGCCGATGTGGCGCATGAGCACGGCCTCCCCTCTGTTCTCTACTGGATACAGCCGGCCACCGTCTTCGCGCTTTACTACCACTATTTCCATGGCTATGATGGCCTGATTGCGTCGCACAGACAAGACCCGTTGTTCCAGGTGAACTTGCCTGGGCTGCCACCGTTCAGGATTTGCGACCTACCTTCCTTTCTCAGGATTACGAGCCCCGACGATCCCTACTTCGTAGTCATCGAGATGTTCCAGGAATCGTTCGATGTGCTGGACAGAGAAAAAGCTCGCTCAACGGCGAGGGTTCTGGCGAACACGTTCGACGAATTAGAATCCGATGCGCTTGTGGCTACCGAAAAAATGAAACTGATACCGATAGGGCCGACGGTGCCGTCTGCTCTGTTAGAAGGCACCGAGGCCGCAAGAGGCACGGGGAGCACAGGAGCCGATCTCTTCAAGCTCGACGAGAAGCAGTACATGGAGTGGCTGGACTCGAAGCCGGAGAAGTCGGTGGTGTACGTGTCGTTCGGAAGCCTCGCGGTGATCAAGAAGCGGCAGGCCGAGGAGATAGTGCGGGGACTGAAGGAGAGCGGGCGGCCGTATCTGTGGGTGTTGAAGAAGGAAAACAGAAGAGAACTGGAgggggaggtggaggaggagggtggGATGGTGGTGGAGTGGTGCTCGCAGGTGCGGGTGCTGTCGCACCCGGCGGTGGGGTGCTTCGTGACGCACTGCGGCTGGAACTCGACGGTGGAGAGCATAGTATGCGGGGTGCCGACGGTGGCCGCGCCGCAGTGGTCGGACCAGAGCACCAACGCGAGGCTGGTGGAGCTTTGGGGAACGGGTGTGAGGGGCGAGCTCGACGGAGAAGGAGTCCTGGAAGGGGCAGAGCTGAGCAGGTGCGTGGAGACCGTGATGGGGGAAGGGAAGACGGGGAAGGAGATAAGGAGGAGGGCGGAGATGTGGAAGGAGAAGGCACGGGAGGCGGTGGGCGAAGGCGGGTCGTCGGATCGCAATCTGAGGGCGTTCGTGGAGGAGATCGCGAGCCTCAAATGA
- the LOC103987025 gene encoding phloretin 4'-O-glucosyltransferase-like, translating to MEQHFLVVTYPHQGHINPTLHLARRLARVAGARITFSIALSGHRRLFPSSADGEVDDGLISYVPHSDGYDDGFKLGVDDLQAYTLRTRSVSSKTLSAIVRSLEERGRPVTCVIYTLLLSWAADVAHEHGLPSVLYCIQPATVFALYYHYYHGYDGLIASHRQDPLFQVNLPGLPPLRICDLPSFLRITSPDDPYFMFIELFQEMFDVLDGEEARSTARVLVNTFDELESDALVATGKMKLIPIGPTVPSALLEGTEAARGTGSTGADLFKLDEKQYMEWLDSKPEKSVVYVSFGSLAVIKKRQAEEIVRGLKESGRPYLWVLKKENRRELEGEVEEEGGMVVEWCSQVRVLSHPAVGCFVTHCGWNSTVESIVCGVPTVAAPQWSDQSTNARLVELWGTGLRGELDGEGVLKGKELSRCVETVMGGGETGKEIRRRAEMWKEKAREAVGEGGSSDRNLRAFVEEIASLK from the coding sequence ATGGAGCAGCATTTCCTCGTGGTGACCTACCCGCATCAAGGGCACATCAACCCTACCCTCCACCTCGCCAGGCGCCTCGCGCGCGTCGCCGGCGCCAGGATCACCTTCTCCATCGCCTTGTCAGGCCACCGCCGCCTGTTTCCCAGCTCGGCCGATGGAGAAGTCGACGACGGCCTCATCTCCTACGTCCCTCACTCCGATGGCTACGACGACGGCTTCAAACTGGGCGTGGACGACCTCCAGGCCTACACGCTTCGGACCAGATCCGTCAGCTCCAAGACCCTCTCCGCCATCGTCCGGTCCCTCGAGGAACGCGGCCGACCTGTCACCTGTGTCATATACACCTTGCTTCTGTCGTGGGCCGCCGATGTGGCGCATGAGCACGGCCTCCCCTCTGTTCTCTACTGTATACAGCCGGCCACCGTCTTCGCCCTTTACTACCACTACTACCATGGCTATGATGGCCTGATTGCGTCGCACAGACAAGACCCGTTGTTCCAGGTGAACTTGCCTGGGTTGCCACCGCTTAGGATTTGCGACCTACCTTCCTTTCTCAGGATTACGAGCCCCGACGATCCCTACTTCATGTTCATCGAGTTGTTTCAGGAAATGTTCGATGTGCTGGACGGCGAAGAAGCTCGCTCGACGGCGAGGGTTCTGGTGAACACGTTCGACGAATTAGAATCCGATGCGCTTGTGGCTACCGGAAAGATGAAACTGATACCGATAGGGCCGACGGTGCCGTCTGCTCTCTTAGAAGGCACTGAGGCCGCAAGAGGCACGGGGAGCACAGGAGCCGATCTCTTCAAGCTCGACGAGAAGCAGTACATGGAGTGGCTGGACTCGAAGCCGGAGAAGTCGGTGGTGTACGTGTCGTTCGGAAGCCTCGCGGTGATCAAGAAGCGGCAGGCTGAGGAGATAGTGAGGGGACTGAAGGAGAGCGGGCGGCCGTATCTGTGGGTGTTGAAGAAGGAGAACAGAAGAGAACTGGAGGGGGAGGTCGAGGAGGAGGGTGGGATGGTGGTGGAGTGGTGCTCGCAGGTGCGGGTGCTGTCGCACCCGGCGGTGGGGTGCTTCGTGACGCACTGCGGCTGGAACTCGACGGTGGAGAGCATAGTATGCGGGGTGCCGACGGTGGCCGCGCCGCAGTGGTCGGACCAGAGCACCAACGCGAGGCTGGTGGAGCTGTGGGGAACGGGTTTGAGGGGCGAGCTCGACGGAGAAGGAGTCCTGAAAGGGAAAGAGCTGAGCAGGTGCGTGGAGACTGTGATGGGGGGAGGGGAGACGGGGAAGGAGATACGGAGGAGGGCGGAGATGTGGAAGGAGAAGGCACGGGAGGCGGTGGGCGAAGGCGGGTCGTCGGATCGCAATCTGAGGGCGTTCGTGGAGGAGATCGCGAGCCTCAAATGA
- the LOC135614397 gene encoding cyanidin 3-O-rutinoside 5-O-glucosyltransferase-like, which translates to MEPHFLVVTYPAQGHVNPALQLCRRLARVAGARVTFSTSISGHRRMFPSSADQEVDDGVVCYVPYSDGFDGGFDRETGDRDEFRLRVKSVGTRTLAAIVRSLQERGRPVTCIIQTLLLPWVVDVARDHGIPSAHYWIQPATVFAMYYHYFHGYDGLIASHGHDPQFEVSLPGLPPVKICDLPSFLSITRPDDPHAAVIDMFRETFDVLDREEASSTARVLVNTFEELEGDALAAGAGQVKLIPIGPMLPSPLRLEGTKEAKGMASAGADLFKPDEKNYMEWLDSKPEKSVVYVSFGSLAVMKKRQAEEILRWLKESRKPYLWVVRKENRGELGDKLEEEGEGGMVVEWCSQVRVLSHPAVGCFVTHCGWNSTVESMVCGVPVVAVPQWSDQVTNAMLAELWGMGVRGDLDGEGILQGAELCRCLETAMGEGDRGKEVRKRAEMWKEKAREAVGEGGSSDRNMRAFVEEIASLK; encoded by the coding sequence ATGGAGCCACACTTTCTTGTAGTCACATACCCCGCCCAGGGCCACGTCAACCCTGCTCTCCAGCTGTGCAGGCGCCTCGCGCGCGTCGCCGGCGCTAGGGTCACCTTCTCCACCTCCATCTCCGGTCACCGTCGCATGTTCCCCAGCTCGGCTGACCAGGAAGTCGACGACGGCGTCGTCTGCTACGTCCCTTACTCCGACGGCTTCGACGGCGGCTTCGACAGGGAGACCGGCGACCGCGACGAGTTCCGTCTCCGGGTCAAATCCGTTGGCACCAGGACGCTTGCCGCCATCGTCCGATCACTCCAGGAACGCGGCCGCCCCGTCACCTGCATTATCCAAACCCTGCTTCTGCCGTGGGTCGTCGACGTGGCTCGCGACCACGGAATCCCCTCTGCCCACTACTGGATCCAGCCGGCCACCGTCTTCGCCATGTACTACCACTACTTCCATGGCTACGATGGCCTGATCGCCTCCCATGGCCACGACCCGCAGTTCGAGGTGAGCTTGCCCGGGCTGCCACCGGTCAAGATCTGTGACCTCCCTTCCTTCCTCAGCATTACGAGGCCTGACGATCCCCACGCCGCGGTGATCGATATGTTTCGGGAAACGTTCGATGTACTGGATCGCGAAGAAGCCAGCTCGACGGCGAGGGTTCTAGTGAACACCTTCGAAGAATTAGAAGGGGATGCGCTGGCGGCAGGTGCTGGACAGGTAAAGCTGATACCGATAGGGCCAATGCTGCCGTCTCCACTGCGGCTGGAAGGCACCAAGGAAGCAAAAGGCATGGCGAGCGCAGGGGCCGATCTGTTCAAGCCGGACGAGAAGAACTACATGGAGTGGCTGGACTCGAAGCCGGAGAAGTCGGTGGTGTACGTATCGTTCGGGAGCCTCGCGGTGATGAAGAAGCGCCAGGCGGAGGAGATCCTGCGGTGGTTGAAGGAGAGCCGAAAGCCGTACCTGTGGGTGGTGAGGAAGGAGAACAGAGGGGAACTGGGGGACAAgctggaggaggagggggagggcggGATGGTGGTGGAGTGGTGCTCGCAGGTGCGGGTGCTGTCGCACCCGGCGGTGGGGTGCTTCGTGACGCACTGCGGCTGGAACTCGACGGTAGAGAGCATGGTGTGCGGGGTGCCAGTGGTGGCCGTGCCGCAGTGGTCAGACCAGGTGACGAACGCGATGCTGGCGGAGCTGTGGGGCATGGGAGTGAGGGGCGATCTTGACGGAGAAGGAATTTTGCAAGGGGCAGAGCTGTGCAGGTGCTTGGAGACGGCGATGGGAGAAGGGGATAGGGGGAAGGAGGTAAGGAAAAGGGCGGAGATGTGGAAGGAGAAGGCACGGGAGGCGGTGGGCGAAGGCGGGTCGTCGGATCGCAATATGAGGGCGTTCGTGGAGGAGATCGCGAGCCTCAAATGA